One window of Mailhella massiliensis genomic DNA carries:
- a CDS encoding FAD-binding protein produces the protein MSALKTPIHFHETDVLVLGGGASGCGAAIAAREAGKRTLMVDKGKLESCGCIGGGNDHFMGVLNTDAPFDTVDDMVKFYSSPTNGLLPETVRQWGEAMPHMIEWLTDVGVQFRRKEDGGYLRTQGFGQPGRWWILIRDGQFMKPLIAKKIREMGVDVVDNVMITRLIVKEGRMVGAMGYNVLDGEFHVFRAASTVLALGPRATRVSTNSTRNPFNAQFPSHNTGSHYILAYEAGARIACLDTRQTATVLPKSFGCPGMNGLTGEGGAALNYKDERFMGKYHPMREQAPRHLFVQGLVREQIAGYGPPFYMDTRSLCHESQRVLSEELMPGDKATWKEYSEQKGVDLYNKLMEVEIGDLALEGMVMRDENFESSIPGLFVGTGFHAFSGAMCGGYAAGRHAAEKAAKVSSVPAVSEEEAEQERVRVLAPLHSDGGTHYQQFESAIRQVMDYYMGYVRNERGMLQAMDSLARIEALKGDLVADNWHELMRTHEALTLLEMCKLATLASIEHRETSPSTIYMRSDYPDPDPALNRLMVTEKVDGKPHIFWQ, from the coding sequence ATGTCTGCATTGAAAACCCCCATTCATTTCCACGAGACCGACGTACTGGTTCTCGGTGGAGGCGCCAGCGGCTGCGGTGCGGCTATAGCGGCGCGGGAAGCCGGCAAACGTACGTTGATGGTTGACAAGGGAAAGCTGGAAAGCTGCGGCTGCATCGGCGGCGGCAACGACCACTTCATGGGCGTTCTGAACACGGATGCGCCTTTCGACACCGTCGACGACATGGTGAAGTTCTACAGCAGCCCCACCAACGGCCTGCTGCCCGAAACCGTGCGTCAGTGGGGCGAAGCCATGCCCCACATGATAGAATGGCTTACGGACGTGGGCGTACAGTTCCGCAGGAAGGAAGACGGCGGCTACCTGCGCACGCAGGGCTTCGGCCAGCCCGGCAGGTGGTGGATACTCATCCGCGACGGGCAGTTCATGAAGCCCCTCATCGCGAAGAAGATCCGCGAGATGGGCGTGGACGTGGTGGACAACGTCATGATCACGCGGCTCATCGTCAAGGAAGGCCGCATGGTCGGCGCCATGGGCTACAATGTGCTCGACGGGGAATTTCATGTGTTCCGCGCCGCCTCGACGGTACTCGCCCTCGGCCCGCGGGCGACGCGGGTCTCCACCAATTCCACGCGGAATCCCTTCAACGCGCAGTTCCCCAGCCACAACACCGGTTCCCACTATATTCTCGCCTACGAGGCAGGGGCGCGCATCGCCTGCCTGGATACCCGGCAGACGGCCACCGTGCTTCCCAAGAGCTTCGGCTGTCCCGGCATGAACGGCCTTACCGGCGAAGGCGGCGCGGCCCTGAACTACAAGGACGAACGCTTTATGGGCAAGTACCACCCCATGCGCGAGCAGGCGCCGCGTCACCTTTTCGTGCAGGGCCTCGTCAGAGAGCAGATCGCCGGTTACGGCCCGCCTTTCTATATGGATACCCGTTCTCTCTGCCACGAAAGTCAGAGAGTGCTTTCCGAAGAACTCATGCCCGGCGACAAGGCCACCTGGAAGGAATATTCCGAGCAGAAGGGCGTGGACCTGTACAACAAGCTCATGGAAGTGGAAATCGGCGATCTTGCTCTGGAAGGCATGGTCATGCGCGATGAAAACTTTGAAAGCTCCATTCCCGGTCTGTTCGTCGGTACCGGCTTCCATGCCTTCTCCGGGGCCATGTGCGGCGGGTACGCCGCCGGTCGCCATGCTGCGGAAAAGGCGGCGAAGGTTTCCTCCGTGCCCGCAGTGTCGGAAGAGGAAGCGGAACAGGAACGCGTCCGCGTGCTGGCTCCTCTCCATTCCGACGGCGGAACTCACTATCAGCAGTTTGAAAGCGCCATCCGCCAGGTGATGGATTACTACATGGGGTATGTGCGCAACGAACGCGGTATGCTTCAGGCCATGGACAGCCTGGCCCGCATCGAGGCCCTCAAGGGAGATCTCGTCGCGGACAACTGGCATGAGCTCATGCGTACCCATGAGGCGCTCACGCTTCTTGAAATGTGCAAGCTTGCCACGCTGGCCAGCATAGAACACCGGGAAACTTCTCCCAGCACCATCTACATGCGTTCGGACTATCCCGACCCCGATCCTGCGCTGAACAGACTCATGGTGACGGAAAAGGTGGATGGAAAGCCCCACATTTTCTGGCAGTGA
- a CDS encoding FAD-dependent oxidoreductase — MPPRYSKELKKLVVSGYQKRQGRTSPCEAYCPAGNRIQAVETLLKDGRPEQAHAVLLSRNPFPGVTGRVCTHPCELKCNRRKYDEGVSIRALERFAADTPMISRLTPLADTGRKVAVIGSGPAGMTCAYFLRLLGHDVTVFEAAAVLGGAPRMSVPDFRLPKNVVDRETGHVLSLGIAAHTNVDVGRDVSMADIMKTHDAAVVAVGNRGERLLNIPGRENLVPAVSFLAASNLARQSLEGRDVVVLGGGGVAFDCAFTAKRLRAASVSLVFPEKSDAIKAPEEEVAQAGEEGIALHSSYLAQSAEGGTVRAKGLESFSFSESGELLAEYREGDELALNADVVICASGLLPGTDFLAELAPEKNARGHLVVNDFQETSVAGLFAAGDIVTGPSTVASAIGSGRNAAIGVHCRLAGLRQMPEISFEEKEDGTLRLAVGGPALKEQQHVVLFEEIENPSYHEHAPRQATGRYAAAHLLPFEEIDLGLTAEQAQAEASRCMHCGHCIDCGTCVERCPNYILERNEDGPFVRYPEECWHCACCRIGCPTGAIAIEFPITMLV; from the coding sequence ATGCCGCCAAGATATAGTAAGGAACTGAAAAAGCTGGTTGTCTCAGGATATCAGAAGCGTCAGGGCAGAACGTCGCCCTGCGAGGCGTACTGCCCGGCGGGAAACAGAATTCAGGCCGTGGAAACCCTGCTCAAGGACGGCAGACCGGAACAGGCTCATGCCGTGCTTCTGAGCCGCAATCCCTTCCCCGGCGTCACCGGCCGCGTATGCACGCATCCCTGCGAACTCAAGTGCAACCGCCGCAAATATGATGAAGGCGTTTCCATTCGTGCGCTGGAACGTTTTGCCGCCGATACTCCCATGATTTCCCGTCTGACGCCCCTTGCCGATACCGGCAGAAAGGTGGCCGTCATCGGTTCCGGCCCCGCCGGCATGACCTGCGCCTATTTTCTCCGTCTTCTCGGTCATGACGTGACGGTGTTCGAGGCCGCCGCCGTGCTGGGCGGCGCGCCGCGCATGTCCGTACCCGATTTCCGCCTGCCCAAGAACGTGGTGGACAGAGAAACGGGGCATGTCCTTTCCCTCGGAATAGCCGCCCATACCAATGTGGATGTGGGCCGTGACGTGAGCATGGCGGACATCATGAAGACCCATGACGCCGCAGTGGTGGCCGTGGGCAACCGCGGGGAAAGACTGCTCAATATTCCCGGCAGGGAGAATCTCGTTCCCGCAGTGAGCTTCCTTGCCGCGAGCAATCTTGCGCGGCAGAGCCTGGAAGGCAGGGACGTGGTGGTTCTCGGCGGCGGCGGCGTGGCCTTCGACTGCGCCTTCACGGCAAAACGCCTTCGTGCCGCCTCCGTCAGCCTCGTGTTCCCGGAAAAGAGCGACGCCATCAAGGCCCCGGAGGAAGAAGTAGCCCAGGCGGGAGAGGAAGGCATTGCCCTGCATTCCTCCTATCTGGCGCAGAGCGCGGAAGGCGGCACCGTCAGAGCAAAGGGGCTTGAGAGCTTTTCCTTCAGCGAAAGCGGCGAGCTTCTTGCCGAGTACCGGGAAGGGGACGAGCTTGCCCTGAATGCCGACGTGGTGATCTGTGCAAGCGGCCTGCTGCCCGGTACGGATTTTCTGGCGGAGCTGGCGCCGGAAAAGAATGCGCGCGGCCACCTGGTGGTGAACGATTTTCAGGAAACCTCCGTTGCGGGCCTGTTTGCGGCGGGCGACATCGTCACCGGGCCTTCCACCGTGGCTTCGGCCATCGGCAGCGGAAGGAATGCGGCCATAGGCGTGCACTGCCGCCTTGCGGGACTTCGACAGATGCCCGAAATTTCCTTCGAGGAAAAGGAAGACGGTACGCTCCGCCTTGCGGTGGGTGGCCCCGCCCTCAAGGAGCAGCAGCATGTGGTTCTGTTTGAGGAAATAGAGAACCCCTCCTATCATGAACACGCTCCCCGTCAGGCGACGGGGCGGTACGCCGCCGCGCATCTTCTGCCCTTCGAGGAAATCGATCTCGGCCTTACGGCCGAGCAGGCACAGGCCGAGGCCTCCCGCTGTATGCACTGCGGGCACTGCATCGACTGCGGGACGTGCGTGGAGCGCTGCCCCAACTATATTCTGGAAAGAAACGAGGACGGGCCGTTCGTCCGTTATCCCGAGGAATGCTGGCATTGCGCCTGCTGCCGCATAGGCTGCCCCACGGGCGCCATAGCCATAGAATTCCCCATCACCATGCTGGTGTGA
- a CDS encoding thermonuclease family protein: MKKRRKIFSPRKRKGSSFYGLEVAVLCVLLMTAAYVGTSGRPASTGSAVPAQKKEAPVKTAESSRTEEPKAQRREAPRASASADRPYRLARAIDGDSFELRDEKKRILRVRLYGVDAPESSQKFGRESREHLQRLMAGQDIRIKTLYEDDQNRSVALVYLCEGNGIDERSVNQRQIQAGMAWVYDYFCTEGFCNTWKLEEAMAQKQRLGLWQDAGPTPPWQWRRSHPGR, from the coding sequence ATGAAAAAGCGCAGGAAAATCTTCTCTCCCCGCAAACGCAAAGGTTCCAGCTTCTACGGGCTGGAAGTCGCCGTATTGTGCGTGCTTCTCATGACGGCCGCCTATGTGGGCACCTCCGGCAGGCCCGCAAGCACAGGCTCCGCCGTTCCCGCCCAGAAAAAGGAAGCTCCGGTCAAAACGGCCGAGTCCTCGCGCACGGAAGAACCCAAGGCGCAGCGAAGGGAAGCGCCCCGCGCTTCCGCATCCGCCGATCGCCCGTACAGGCTCGCCCGCGCCATCGACGGCGACAGCTTCGAACTCAGGGATGAAAAAAAGCGCATCCTCCGCGTGCGCCTTTACGGCGTGGACGCACCGGAAAGCAGCCAGAAGTTCGGCAGGGAATCCCGCGAGCATCTTCAGCGCCTCATGGCCGGGCAGGACATACGCATCAAAACCCTGTACGAAGACGACCAGAACCGTTCCGTCGCCCTGGTCTATCTCTGCGAGGGAAACGGCATCGACGAGCGTTCCGTCAATCAGCGGCAGATACAGGCGGGCATGGCCTGGGTGTACGACTATTTCTGCACCGAAGGCTTCTGCAATACCTGGAAGCTGGAAGAAGCCATGGCGCAGAAGCAGCGCCTCGGCCTGTGGCAGGATGCGGGCCCCACGCCGCCCTGGCAGTGGCGGCGTTCCCACCCCGGCCGCTGA
- a CDS encoding PFL family protein encodes MLTEREVLSTINMLRNEHLDVRTVTLGISLFDCVSHDFDVFSYKVRAKIAKYAAHLVETCNEVGARYGIPVVNKRISISPMGVVGAGFNADQMVRACQMLDEAAKEAGVDFLGGFGALVEKGMTPGDRALIDALPEALATTDRVCSSINVASSKAGINMDAVALMGRQILKVADATKDRDGIGCAKLVVFANIPQDVPFMAGAYLGIGEPDVVINVGVSGPGVVKKAIDRAKATHESLTLSDVAEVIKSTAYKVTRVGELIGKEVADRMNLPFGVADLSLAPTPAVGDSVGEIFQSVGLSSIGAPGSTAVLAMLNDAVKKGGVFASSHVGGLSGAFIPVSEDSSIEAAANSGALTMEKLEAMTSVCSVGLDMIAIPGDTPATTISGLIADEMAIGMINTKTTAVRVIPVPGKDVGETAIFGGLLGQAKIIPVNRGDASAFINLGGRIPAPIHSLKN; translated from the coding sequence ATGCTTACTGAACGCGAAGTGCTCAGCACTATCAACATGCTCCGCAACGAACATCTCGATGTTCGTACCGTTACCCTCGGCATCAGTCTTTTCGACTGCGTCAGCCACGATTTCGACGTATTCTCCTACAAGGTGCGCGCCAAAATCGCCAAATATGCCGCCCATCTGGTGGAAACCTGCAACGAAGTGGGCGCAAGATACGGCATTCCCGTGGTGAACAAGCGCATCAGCATCAGCCCCATGGGCGTGGTGGGCGCAGGCTTCAACGCCGACCAGATGGTGCGCGCCTGCCAGATGCTCGACGAAGCGGCCAAGGAAGCCGGCGTCGACTTTCTCGGCGGCTTCGGCGCACTGGTGGAAAAGGGCATGACCCCGGGCGACCGCGCCCTCATCGACGCCCTGCCCGAAGCCCTCGCCACCACCGACCGCGTGTGCTCCTCCATCAACGTGGCCTCCTCCAAGGCGGGCATCAACATGGACGCCGTGGCTCTCATGGGCCGCCAGATACTCAAAGTGGCCGACGCCACGAAGGACCGCGACGGCATAGGCTGCGCCAAGCTCGTGGTGTTCGCCAACATCCCCCAGGACGTGCCCTTCATGGCCGGGGCCTATCTCGGCATAGGCGAACCGGACGTGGTCATCAATGTGGGCGTTTCCGGCCCCGGCGTGGTGAAGAAGGCCATCGACCGCGCCAAGGCCACCCATGAAAGCCTCACCCTGAGCGACGTGGCCGAGGTCATCAAGTCCACGGCCTACAAGGTCACCCGCGTGGGCGAACTCATCGGCAAGGAAGTGGCCGACCGCATGAACCTGCCCTTCGGCGTGGCCGACCTTTCCCTCGCCCCCACCCCCGCCGTGGGCGACTCCGTGGGTGAAATCTTCCAGAGCGTGGGCCTTTCCTCCATCGGCGCGCCCGGTTCCACCGCCGTGCTCGCCATGCTCAACGATGCGGTGAAGAAGGGCGGCGTGTTCGCCTCCTCCCATGTGGGCGGGCTTTCCGGCGCCTTCATTCCCGTTTCGGAAGACTCCAGCATCGAAGCGGCGGCCAATTCCGGCGCGCTCACCATGGAAAAGCTTGAGGCCATGACCAGCGTCTGCTCCGTGGGCCTCGACATGATCGCCATTCCCGGCGATACTCCCGCCACCACCATTTCCGGCCTCATTGCCGACGAAATGGCCATCGGCATGATCAATACCAAGACCACGGCCGTGCGCGTCATTCCCGTGCCCGGCAAGGACGTGGGCGAAACCGCCATCTTCGGCGGTCTGCTCGGTCAGGCCAAGATCATTCCCGTGAACAGGGGCGACGCCTCGGCCTTCATCAATCTCGGCGGCCGTATTCCCGCCCCCATCCACAGCCTGAAGAACTAG
- a CDS encoding TRAP transporter permease codes for MKLFDKYVVAIMTVLGSLMILYHMIYTQSVLLEPTQHQNLHIMFALSLVYLMSFSKAKSIPQKLIALCLLGLSIYSTSYIFIEYSELQEIRGPIGMLTDQDVIVGTLLVLLCIEASRRAFGLAFPLVAVCFILYCYFGHKLPGAIAAPEISYTEMITTFVMGLSGGLYGSTLSVSANYIFLFVVFGSLLSATGASQFFNRVGAAAGRKLAGGPAISAVISSALVGSITGSSLANVVTTGTFTIPLMKKAGYKPHQAGAIEAAASTGGQIMPPVMGATAFVLAEMASTPYVEVMTAAFFPALLYFLSIGIYAQLQAKKLRIDSSSLFTDVYTRKQFFREAPLFLGPLGIIMLLLFLGFSPMFTVFWAVVALLGINALALLREGRIKEAIPALIPELRDGAVTGSKIAVTCAVLGPIVAVMTKTSLGIRIPSIINLLCDGNVLIALVITALVCILLGMGVPTLAAYLMVAMVGVPALVNLGVPVLAAHMYVFIFAVFSSITPPVATAAIPAAGIAEAPYMVTAFEAFKVGFVAFIIPFFCVFAPEIMLGQTDAGIFVSIIAFLWVLVAVLMISMSICGFTFMPISMPARFVTFGIGILMVACAFFRSLWLLLPALGLSVAFFIHQFMAYKSLSSADSRTAV; via the coding sequence ATGAAACTGTTTGATAAGTACGTCGTCGCCATCATGACGGTGCTGGGTTCTCTGATGATTCTCTATCACATGATCTACACCCAGTCCGTTCTTCTGGAGCCTACGCAGCACCAGAATCTTCACATCATGTTTGCGCTTTCCCTTGTGTATCTCATGTCGTTCAGCAAGGCGAAAAGCATTCCTCAGAAACTGATCGCCCTTTGCCTGCTCGGCCTCTCCATATATTCCACTTCCTATATTTTCATTGAATACAGCGAACTGCAGGAAATCCGCGGCCCCATAGGAATGCTCACCGATCAGGATGTGATCGTCGGCACGCTGCTTGTGCTGCTCTGCATCGAAGCTTCCCGCCGGGCTTTCGGACTGGCCTTCCCCCTGGTGGCCGTCTGCTTCATTCTGTACTGCTACTTTGGCCATAAGCTTCCCGGGGCCATAGCCGCCCCGGAAATCAGCTATACGGAAATGATCACCACCTTCGTCATGGGGCTTTCCGGCGGTCTTTACGGCAGCACGCTCAGCGTAAGCGCCAACTACATCTTCCTTTTCGTGGTGTTCGGTTCGCTTCTGTCCGCCACGGGCGCGAGTCAGTTCTTCAACCGTGTGGGTGCTGCGGCAGGCCGCAAGCTGGCCGGCGGTCCCGCCATTTCGGCCGTGATTTCCAGTGCCCTCGTGGGTTCCATCACCGGCAGTTCCCTGGCCAACGTGGTCACGACGGGCACCTTCACCATTCCGCTCATGAAGAAGGCCGGCTACAAGCCTCATCAGGCGGGCGCCATCGAGGCCGCGGCCTCCACGGGCGGACAGATCATGCCCCCCGTCATGGGCGCAACGGCCTTCGTTCTGGCGGAAATGGCCAGCACCCCGTATGTGGAAGTCATGACGGCGGCCTTCTTCCCCGCGCTTCTGTACTTCCTTTCCATCGGCATCTACGCGCAGCTTCAGGCCAAGAAGCTCCGCATCGATTCCTCGTCCCTGTTCACCGATGTGTACACCAGAAAGCAGTTCTTCCGGGAAGCGCCTCTGTTCCTCGGCCCGCTCGGCATCATCATGCTGCTTCTGTTCCTCGGCTTCTCGCCCATGTTCACCGTGTTCTGGGCCGTTGTGGCGCTTCTCGGCATCAACGCCCTCGCGCTGCTGCGTGAGGGCAGGATCAAGGAAGCCATACCCGCTCTTATTCCCGAACTGCGCGACGGCGCCGTGACCGGTTCCAAAATCGCCGTGACCTGCGCCGTGCTCGGTCCCATCGTGGCCGTGATGACCAAGACCTCTCTGGGCATCCGCATTCCTTCCATCATCAACCTGCTCTGCGACGGCAACGTGCTCATCGCGCTCGTCATCACCGCGCTGGTGTGCATCCTGCTCGGCATGGGCGTTCCTACTCTCGCCGCCTATCTCATGGTGGCCATGGTGGGCGTACCTGCGCTGGTCAACCTGGGCGTTCCGGTGCTTGCCGCGCACATGTATGTGTTCATCTTCGCCGTATTCTCCAGCATCACGCCTCCCGTGGCCACGGCGGCCATACCGGCGGCAGGCATAGCGGAAGCGCCCTACATGGTCACGGCGTTTGAAGCGTTCAAGGTGGGATTCGTGGCCTTCATCATTCCCTTCTTCTGCGTGTTCGCCCCCGAGATCATGCTGGGCCAGACCGATGCCGGCATCTTCGTGAGCATCATCGCCTTCCTGTGGGTGCTCGTGGCCGTACTCATGATCAGCATGAGCATCTGCGGCTTCACGTTCATGCCCATCAGTATGCCCGCAAGGTTCGTCACCTTCGGCATCGGCATTCTCATGGTGGCGTGCGCCTTCTTCCGTTCCCTCTGGCTGCTTCTTCCGGCCCTGGGGCTCAGCGTGGCGTTCTTCATCCATCAGTTCATGGCGTACAAGTCACTTTCCTCCGCGGACTCCCGTACTGCGGTCTGA
- a CDS encoding glycine cleavage system protein R has translation MTLLDVPVYPFLISHDYARAPLPARGGNPLCIEATVNHIVISVIGRDCPGVVYAISSALSKEKCNIEELSQTILKGQFASIFIVSAPEDVTEEDIQRVVSLNLEARNMDLTVSARTFEPDTFSSTEETEPFVVTVNGSDQPEIIAMISGIFAEQKVNIENLKAIRVSEDTDECVLVFEVALPLSINRNAFRQMLQAKARNVGLSISIQHQDIFEAIHRVPIV, from the coding sequence TTGACGCTTCTCGACGTTCCCGTCTATCCTTTTCTCATTTCCCACGATTACGCTCGCGCGCCGCTTCCGGCACGGGGCGGCAACCCTCTTTGCATCGAGGCGACCGTGAACCATATTGTCATTTCTGTCATCGGGCGCGACTGTCCGGGCGTGGTCTACGCCATCTCCAGCGCTCTGTCCAAGGAAAAGTGCAACATCGAAGAACTGAGCCAGACCATCCTTAAGGGCCAGTTCGCCTCCATCTTCATCGTCTCCGCCCCCGAAGACGTGACCGAGGAAGACATCCAGCGCGTGGTGAGCCTCAACCTCGAGGCCCGCAACATGGATCTCACCGTTTCCGCCCGCACCTTCGAGCCGGATACCTTCTCCAGCACGGAAGAAACCGAACCCTTCGTAGTCACGGTGAACGGTTCCGACCAGCCGGAAATCATTGCCATGATATCCGGCATCTTTGCCGAGCAGAAGGTGAACATTGAAAACCTCAAGGCCATCCGCGTAAGCGAAGACACCGATGAATGCGTGCTGGTCTTTGAAGTGGCGCTTCCGCTCTCCATCAACCGCAATGCGTTCCGCCAGATGCTTCAGGCCAAGGCCCGCAATGTGGGGCTGTCCATCAGCATCCAGCATCAGGACATTTTCGAAGCCATTCATCGCGTACCCATCGTCTAA
- a CDS encoding MFS transporter: MRTLPPKWILPALLALYSLNFMDRSVLAVVGEAMKTDMGFSDAELGLLHSVLLITLIFVIFPGAVMNDVWKRRKFIALCAAVWSMAMAGTAMAGSFLSLCCARIFASANEGSTGSGGTAWLSQYYPASKRARVLGMFQMGAPLGMALGTLLGGAVLSLTGNWRYCFFLFIIPALVLAFVVYRLPDEQRPAGRDYLSGIPVLLKKRTLVITACAGGFFCIIKYAWQSWLPVLLMRTYFVEPSTAALLSACFLLAGACGPCLGGMFADFWGARSPGGRVKAAAVCMLLILCTKLVFYICVGRISLWAICLLGMLDSVILMMPIPLYFSITQDVVEDRYRGGMTGLLGTMMFLFGGAWGPLLTGFLSDVLGGGGQGLLYAMALLQVFAFLAFLCYLFEIKTYLKEKV, translated from the coding sequence ATGCGAACACTTCCTCCCAAATGGATTCTTCCGGCGCTTCTGGCCCTGTACAGTCTCAACTTCATGGATCGTTCCGTGCTTGCCGTCGTCGGAGAAGCCATGAAGACGGACATGGGTTTTTCCGACGCGGAACTCGGACTTCTTCATTCCGTTCTGCTCATCACCCTCATTTTCGTTATTTTTCCGGGCGCCGTCATGAACGACGTCTGGAAGAGAAGAAAGTTCATCGCCCTCTGCGCCGCGGTGTGGAGCATGGCCATGGCGGGCACGGCCATGGCCGGGAGTTTTCTCTCCCTCTGCTGCGCCCGCATCTTCGCCAGCGCCAATGAAGGCAGTACGGGCTCGGGCGGAACGGCCTGGCTTTCGCAGTATTATCCCGCCTCGAAGCGTGCCCGCGTACTCGGCATGTTTCAGATGGGGGCTCCGCTCGGCATGGCTCTGGGAACCCTTCTCGGGGGTGCGGTGCTTTCGCTCACGGGCAACTGGCGGTACTGCTTTTTCCTCTTCATCATACCGGCGCTTGTTCTGGCCTTTGTGGTGTACCGCCTGCCCGATGAGCAGCGACCCGCAGGCAGGGACTATCTTTCGGGCATTCCCGTTCTTCTGAAAAAGCGCACGCTGGTCATAACGGCATGTGCAGGGGGCTTTTTCTGCATCATCAAGTATGCCTGGCAGTCCTGGCTGCCGGTGCTGCTCATGCGCACCTATTTTGTGGAACCTTCCACCGCGGCGCTTCTGAGCGCCTGCTTTCTGCTGGCCGGGGCGTGCGGTCCCTGTCTCGGCGGCATGTTCGCCGATTTCTGGGGAGCCCGTTCTCCGGGCGGAAGAGTGAAGGCAGCCGCGGTGTGTATGCTGCTCATTTTATGCACGAAACTTGTGTTCTATATCTGCGTGGGCAGGATATCTCTCTGGGCGATCTGTCTTCTGGGAATGCTGGACAGCGTCATTCTCATGATGCCCATTCCTCTTTACTTCAGCATCACGCAGGACGTGGTGGAAGACAGGTATCGCGGCGGCATGACGGGTCTGCTCGGCACCATGATGTTTCTTTTCGGCGGCGCGTGGGGGCCTCTGCTCACCGGATTTCTTTCCGACGTTCTGGGCGGCGGAGGGCAGGGACTGCTGTACGCCATGGCGCTTCTTCAGGTGTTCGCCTTCCTTGCCTTCCTGTGTTATCTTTTTGAGATAAAAACATATCTGAAGGAAAAGGTCTGA